The sequence TGACGGCGGCGCGATGTTTGGGTCAGTGCCAAAAACCTTGTGGAGCAAGCTCATTACGGTCGATGACCAGAACCGTATCCAACTCTGCACCCGCTTATTACTGCTTGAGTCTAGCGCAAGCTCTAACCCTCGTCGCGCGCTAATTGATGTTGGTTGTGGTGATAAATGGAGCGACAAAGAACGGGCAATCTTTAAAATTCATTCAAAGCTTAAAGCTGATCTTGAAGAAGTTGTTGGAAATCCAACAGACATTATCTTAACTCATCTACACTTTGATCATGCCGGAGGAATTACCAAACGGCTAGAAGACGGGACTACTAAGCGACGTTTTCTCCACCAAAGAGTTTTTGTTTCCGAGAAAAATTTTAAACATGCATGTGCACCTGGTCCACGTGAGCGGGCGAGCTATCTGCAGGAAAATATTGAGCCCTTGCTTCAGGGTCCACTTGAGTTTTGTGTTGATGGCAAAGAAGTTTTACCCAACGTTTTTGTGTTCCAATCAAATGGCCATACTCCAGGATTGCAGTGGGTGCGGGTTGGGTATGGCAAAGGATCGATTGCTTTTCCTGCCGATTTAATTCCGACTTCAAGACATCTACAAATCCCTTATGTCATGGGCTATGACTTGTGCGCTCAGTCTACGATGGATGAGAAAGCTCAATTTTTAAATCAGGCAGTTGAAGAGGAGTGGGTGATTGTGTTTGAACATGACCCTGATGTTGCCGCAGCGATTATTCACCGTGACGAGAAGGGGCGCTTTGCAATTAAAGAGCGTGTTGATTTGCCAACAATAACTTAATAACTTAAACTTTAAGGAGCATAACTATGAAAAAACTAACACTAACCATTTTCGTGATCTTACTTGCATTGCCAGCACTAGCTGAAGAAGATTTTGCAGGACTTCTAAAGCGTGCGGAAGAACTTAAAGCGCAAGGAAAATACCCTGCAGCAATGGAAGAACTAAGTTGGGCCAACAAGCAACTGGAAAAGCTACATCAAGAGAGTTTGAAGAAATTTTTTCCTGACACCGCGGGAAGTTTTACGGGCGGTAAATTTGATGCCAATAACGCAATGGGATTTATGAATGTTGAGCGTGATTATAAGAGTCAAGCTGGAGCAGGAGTAAAGGTCAGTTTACTTGGCGCAAGTAACAGTCAAGGCTCAGCAGCTCAGGGTTTTGGAGCTCTTGCTGGTTTTGCTCAAATGGCTGCGATGATGGATGGGCAAAACGGCGCTGAAACTGTTCGCGTCAAAGGCAACCGCGCTGTTGTTGCAAAGAATGGACGATATTCTGAACTTAGTCTTAACCTTCCTTCGGGCTTGATGTTTAAAGTCGAGCAAACCAGCGGGCAAGAACTTAAGGCTGAGGAGTTAGCATCAGTGGCTGAAGCAATTGATACCACTGCGCTTGAAGCCTATTTGAAGACACGCTGATTCAGATCTAGCTTAGATCTTTAAAGAGAGAATCCTTGGCGATGAACCCGCAAAATTTTCCAGCGTATTTCTTTGTCGGCGCAATTATTTTTGTCGGCGCAATACTTTACTATGCCTATCTTACGGCAAAGAAGCGGCGGGAGGCTTTGCTTGCAGTATCGCGGCAAATTGGATTCCAATATTTAGAGAGCGATCCGGGCACATTTTTTGCCCAGCTCGCTCCATTCCAGCTTGCTACTTTTGGCAAAGCCTACAGCCGTAAGCTTTTTAATATTCTCAAAGGGCGTATTTCGGAAGGTGAACTAATCCTTGCTGATTACCGTTACACCTCCGGTTCAGGTAAAAATAAGCATACGCGTAATCAGACAATTATGCTTTTACAATCTGATAAATTATCTTTGCCTCAATTCGAATTACGCCCAGAGAATTTTTTCGATAAGCTTGCTGATACTTTTGGGTTTAAGGATATTGATTTGCCGCAGCACCCGGAATTTTCTAAGACCTTTCTAATCAAAGGCGCCGAGCAGCAGCACGTTCAAGCCTTATTTTCTCCAACTGTTATTACTTATTTGATGCAGAATCGTGATTTGCATATCGAAGGTAGTGGCAATCAGCTTTTAATTTATCGCTACAATCGGATAACTCCGGCCGAGCAAGTTTCTCGTCGTAGGGAGGAAGCTTCGCAAATTGCTAGACTCTTTATGCGCTAGTGGTTTGTGATACTAAAAAGATAAGTAATGCCGAGAGCCGGAATCGCTCTATGTCTATTCGGGCCAGGGGCCCGAGGTTGGCACGTCGCTAAGTAACTCAGGCCCTGAAAAAATATAATAGCAAGTCCTGTGCGTCCCTAGGCGCACAACCAAAAAAACAAAATCTTAACTCTCTTCTGGGGAAATTCACTGATTCTTTTCTTTCTGTTAAAAGATAAGTAAGTGTAGCTTACTTCAAATCCACACCTTATGCCGGGATGGCGGAATTGGTAGACGCACAGGACTTAAAATCCTGGGTTGCGAAAGCGACGTGCCGGTTCGATTCCGGCTCTCGGCATAGAAATTCTCCTGAATTACTTAGCAACTTGCCAACCTCGGGCCCCTGGTCCGAATAGAGATAGAGCGATTCCAGCTCTCAACATTCACATCAACTCCTCAATTGACTTTCACGACATTTCCGTAATTTTCACTACGAGTTCCCATGAGGAATGCTATCTAGCTGTATTTACTTTACTATTCCATGTAGTTTTTATGAATAAGAATTTCACTAAAAGCTATAGTTATTTTCTTCTAATGACGAAATAAATACTTAGTTGGGGCGCTGTGTGAGGCCTCTATTTTTTATCCTTAAGGAGAGCTGCAATGAAAAAGATAATCGCAAAGGTTTTAGTGGTAGGAGCTTTAATGTCAACGACTACTGCTCTTGCTGCGACAGACGGAACAGTTGGTGCAACCTCAACCGGAACTGCCAATATTACATTAACAATTCCAAAGTTAATTAAGTTAGTAGGACTGGCGGATTTTGCTTTTGGTACATATACGGGCACAGGTGACTTTAACGGCAATGAAAACGTTGTTGTTTCAACAAACTACGGAACTGCTGCTCGTACATATCGCATCAGGGCGACAGGTAGTGGTGCAAGTAGCGCATTTACATTGACTGATGGATCGCAGACTATTCCATATGCAGTTTATTGGAACGATGCGACAGGAACATCTGGGCGTGTTGCACTTACTACAAACATAAACTTGACAGCCCAAGGCGGTGCGTCAAAGCCACTTTCAAGTAGTTCTGATAACGCAAACTACAGCGTTGAAATTCTTGAAGCTAACATGCAATCAGTTGACGCCGGTGCATTTTCTGGAACACTAACACTAGTCGTTACCCCTGAATAGTGCTTGTTAATTGAAAATCGTAACAACGGGGCTGTTTTTCAGCCCCGTTGTGTTTTCAGTTGAAGTGTTTTTAATTAAGCCTATGAAAAAAAGTTTATGTCTAATCTTAAGTTGTATCTTATTTTGGACAAATCCAGCTCTTGCAGTTGTGCGCATCAGCAATATGAATGATTTTGCTTTTGGGACTTGGAGCGGGTCAGGAGATTTGCAGCTTACGGATGCAGTTTGTATTTATGATAGCGCTGGTGGAGCTGCAAACCGCAGATATTTTATTACTCTAACAGGGAGTGGCGCAGGCGGAGCCTTTACAATTGCAAGTGGCGCAAATACTCTAGCTTATTCTGCCGCTTTTGCAGGTTCAAATGGCGTCTTCACGAATATGACAGCTGGTGTGAGGGTGCAATTTGATGGAGCGCACAGAACTTCTAATACTTGCGGCGGAACTACAAACGCCCAAATTCGAATCAGCCTTACTCAAGCTAATATGCTTACTGTAGACAATGGTTCATATAGCGGCATTCTAACAGTATTGCTCCAACCGTAACGCAGGCATTTTCAGCATCTTGTGCATTCAGCGCGTTGATTCTATGCTTGAAATCAAATGTTTCGATCGATAGTTTTTTGCTTAATTTTTATTTTACCTTCTCAGCTTGCCGCTCAAGTTTTCCCGGAGAAGGCATTCTACAGGTTTGATCCGCAAAAACCACCTGTTGTAAACGTTGATGTGATTAATTCGCACCCGACACGAACGATGCGGGTCGAAACAACTTCAATCAAAGTTAATGCTCCAGGCGAGAAGGACGAACAATCAACTAGCGAGGGGGCTCTTTTAGTTTCTCCCAAGTCATTTTCCTTAGCTCCAAACTCGCGGCGCACAGTGCGACTACTTTTAAAAGCAAAACCTACGACAACTGAGGACGTGTATCGTGTGGCCTTTGAGCCGAAATCTTTTTCTGAAGAAGTAGCTGCCATTGTGAACAGTAATGAAGCTAAGAAAACAACTCCACAGCTTGCTGTTTTAATCGGTGGGGGAATTCTAGTTTTTGCCCCGCCACAAAATGCAAAGAAAGAATTGAGCTGGGAAAAAACATCAGAAGGTTTACTCTTAACGAATACAGGCGATGTCAATTTGCTACTTTCTGCTACTGAATCATGTCAGCTTGGCGGTACGAAATGTGAAGGAACTGACCAAGGTAAACGCCTCTATGCTGGCAAATCCATGACGCTTAAAGGTGGGCCAGTGTTTCATCTGGAATGGGAACCCGTGGAAACTCCAATGCAAAAATTCACAATTGAAACAAGTCGAGGAAAAAAAGAATTTTCCGAATAAAATGAGTAGGGTTATTTTTTTCATCGCTTTGCTCCAGATCTCCCTCGTAGCCCATTTCGTTAAGGCCGAAGAAAATCCGATTGACCCCGCACAGAGCCTCAAAGAGTATACAGCCTTTGATATTTTCCTCGGGGACGCCTTTAAGGGAATTGCGATGGCTTACTATTCTGATACTGCAGTTAAACTCGAACGTCCCCATGAAGTGCTAGAGCTTTTAGGATTTTCGGGTAAGGAAGCAGCAAATCAAGTTTTAAAATTATTGACCGATCCGATCGAGTCCAAGAAGTCAGTTCCGCATATTGGCTCAATCTCTGTAGATTCGAAAACATTTAGAATTGTTTTACGTCTAGAAGATGAATTCCTTGATACTGAAAAACTTGCCGCTAAAGGCTTGATTAAGCCAACAAGTGATGAAGTTTCGTTGCGCACCGATTTCCAAGCTGTATATGCAAAATCAGCGGAAGAAGATCAGAGTTTATTTTCTAATCTAACCGATTACGGCTTTAATTCAGGTTGGTTAAGAGCTAATGCTGCAAAATCAAACGTGGATAACCGCGACGACATTCGCGAGATATCGGCGAATTATATTTTAGGACGCTGGATTTTATCAGGAGGTTTGATCGATACTGCTGGCGCAGAACTTATTCCTTCGACGTTTTTAACTGGGATTTCTTTACGTACTGAACCTTTACTCTATGAAAGTAGTGATGCGCTGCGTGGAAATTCATTCCAAATTAACGTGCCGACGCGAGCGACCGTTGAATTTTTTAAGGAAGGACAATTAATTGATCGTCAGGTCTTAGAATCAGGAAAGCGCGAAGTTGATACTACACGTTTCCCTCAAGGTGGATATTATGTCGATGTAGTAGTGCGTGAGCTCGCAGGCGGGGAGAGGCGTGAGCGCAAATTCTTTTCTAAATCTGGGTTTTTAACTACGCGTGGTGGCCCACAATTAAGATTTGATATAGGAAAACTCCGTGAGGAAGCAGATCTTTTAGATATCCCCTATTATCGAAGCAGTCTCGAATGGAGATTATTTTCACCACTGCAATTAAATCTGGCTACATACGGCACTGATGATAAGCAAACTGGAGTTGTTGGCGTGCGAGCTACCTATGGCGATTTTCTTTTAACGACAGCCGGATCATGGTCGTCGAACGATAAATTTAGCTATACGATAGGCGGCGGCGGGGCTTTATATGGAATTTCTTTTTCTGCCGATCATGAAAAATCTGAATTAGTGCCGATTGACGAACTTGAGCGCAGGGAGCAAGTTGGCGAGGGGTTTAACCAATCACTTACGCCGATTGATAATCTATTTAACCCGGTTACGGCACGCGAAGGGGAGAGGACAAATGTCTACATTTCAAAATGGATTGATGATTTAGAGCTACGTTTTAATGCAATTAACATTAAGCGTGACGATGAGCCGGCATTTGAAACCTATGGGCCCACAATTCGCTATCGCATCCTTGAAGATGCAAAGAATTCCCTCTATGCCGAAGCTTCTTATCAAGTCACTAAAGAGAGTGATCTTGTATTAGCTTTCATTAGTTGGCAGCGTAGATTTCTGCCCTGGTCGATTGACTCAACTGCGGGACTTAGAACGGTGCAGAGTAATAACGAAGCTGGATCGGTCAAAGATGATTTTGGTCCGATGCTACGTGAAGCAGTTCAGTATGACGCAAGAAATAGTAAAACAGCGCAAGGCTTGCGAGCGCGCTTAGACGCATTAATGCGCGATCAGGAAAGTGGGTCGCTTGGAACCTTTACAACTTCGCAAGTTGAATACGGCTCTAATTATGGCGGCCTGCTTGCGGCACTTAATCATCAACAGGACTCAAATCAATCGCAAGATAGTGAAGCAATTGGTGCAAATTTAAGCATGGCCTTAAGTAGCCAAGGAAAGCTCACTACGGGACCTGCTGGACTGGGCGATGCTTTAATTTCTGTTGAAATTGTGAATCCTGACTCCGCTGCAGCTACTGATATAATCATCGATGGTCAAACGGTTAAAACTATCCACGGAGCTGGAAAGGTCTTAATTGGCGTTTCTGCCTTTCAGAAATATTCTGTAAGAATTAAGCCTGCGGTGAACTCGCCGGTGATGAGTTATGACAATAAGACTTATCAAGTGCTACTCTATCCTGGACATGTACAAAGGCTTACCTTTGACGTAGCTAAAGTTTTTGTAGCAATTGGTAAAATTGTTGACAGCAATGATCAACCTTTAGCTTCAAAACGCATCAAGGGGTTACGAGAATTCCCCCTAACTGAAATTGATGGGTCATTTCAAGTCGAAGTTAATGGGCACGAGGAAATTTCTGTCGAAATCAATGCGGGTGAGAGTTGTCATCTAAAACTACCTGAGGTCGGAGAAGTTGAATATTTTTACGATTACGGAACGCTTAAGTGTCTGTAGTGTATTATCTTTCCCGTGCCTTGAACATTTTATCTGCGAACACGTCGAAGCTTACAGCCCATGAAAAATAAAATACTATTTAGCTTAGCGTTATTTATTTCAATAAATGTTATGGCCCAAGAATATAAAAAACCAAATGATTCAGAGTTGCAGAAGCTTTTATCAAAAGAGCAATACTCCGTGACTCAGCAATGTAATACTGAACCACCATTTCGAAATGCCTATTGGGATAATAAAGCTCCAGGTATTTATGTTGATGTAACAACAGGCGAGCCGCTTTTCAGTTCCACTGATAAGTATGATTCGGGAACTGGGTGGCCGAGTTTTATGCGTCCAATCGTGGGCACTGATCTTGTTGAGAAAGCGGACCGGCAGTACGGCATGAGAAGAATTGAGGTAAAATCAAAATCAGGTGACAGTCATCTCGGACACGTTTTTGATGACGGTCCTGAAAAAAATCAGGGTGGAACTGGACTGCGTTACTGTATTAATTCTGCATCACTTCGCTTTATTCCAGCAAATGAGCTTGAAGCAGAAGGCTATGGGAAATTTTTATATCTTTTTCAGCCAGCCGCAAACTCTGAAGCTAAGACAGCTAAGCATCAGCCTCAAACTGAAATTGCCACACTTGCTGGCGGATGTTTTTGGGGCATGGAAGATTTAATTAGAAAACTCCCAGGTGTTGTCGCGACAGAAGTAGGCTACACAGGAGGAAATACTGATCAGCCAATTTACGACTATGTGCATAGTGGCACAACTGGCCATGCCGAAGCAGTGCGGATAGAATTTGATCCTCAGCAAACTACATACGAAGAAATCCTTCGTTTCTTCTTTAGGATTCACGACCCGACAACGTTAAATCGTCAAGGTAATGACCGCGGCACGCAGTATCGTTCAGCTATCTTCTTTCACTCTAAAGAGCAGGAGCTAGTTGCGAAAAAAATATTGGACGAAGTCGAGCTCTCGGGTAAATGGAAAAAACCCGTCGTGACCGAAGTAGTGACTGCTGGAAAGTGGTATCGAGCCGAAGATGATCACCAAGATTATCTGGTGAAACATCCAGGCGGGTATACCTGTCACTTTATTCGCGACTAGGGAGCTCTTGGAATTTAATAAATTTGTTGTCTCGTACTATTTTTAATTCGATTTCTTTTGCGGATACATCGCCGAAGCTGTCAAAAACGATCGGTCCGGAAGCGCCTGCGAACTTAATAGAATATAATTCTTGTTTGACGCATACGGGAGTAAGCTCATTTCCGCACTTTTTCATTGCATGAGCTAGGGCGATCACTCCATCATAGGCTTGAGCGACGGAGAATGAGGGCTCTTCGCGATAGAGTTTAAGGTATTGATCGGCAAGTTTAAGTCCAGCTTGCTCAGTGCTTAATTTGGGGTAACTATAGATCACGCCTTCACCTGCGCCTTGAGCGCCATCAAGAAAATCTTGTCCTTCAATTGAATACACGTCAGAGAAAATTTTAAGATTGAGCCCTAATTCCTTTGCCTGACGGACTAAGACACCAGCTTCTTTGTTGTGAGCCGAGAGGAATAGAGCTTTTAATTTGGTAGCTTTAAGGCGACTTAAAATTAAGCGAAAATCAGTTTCGTTTTGCTTAAATGATTCTTCGAATGCAATTTCGCCGCGATAGGAATTACGAAAACTTTTTCTACCAGCTTCGCCCTTTTCGTTTTCAATATAGAGCACTGCAATTTTTGCAAGCTTAAACTGGTCGAAAATTAATCTAGAAATTTCACTGGAGAGTTGGTTTGCAAGTACGCCTGTGCGAAATGTAAAATCATCAGGAGTACTATATAGTGGAGAGAAGGCAGATACATCCATCTGCACAATCTTATTTTTATTTGCTAGCGGCGCAATTGCTAGCGCTACAGAGCTTTGATTTGTAATTACAAAATTTATTCGATTCGTGGTTTGGAGCTTATAGAAAGCAGTCACAGCGGTATTGGCAAGGCCTTGGCAATCTTCGACAACTAATTTGAGTGGCTTGCCATTTATCCCACCAGCTCGGTTTATTTCGTCAGTGGCAAGGTTTATTCCGCGTAGCGCCCACTCACCGTAACGTGCAGAACTCCCAGTGATGCCCAGGATTACGCCAACTCGCACTTCAGCGAAGCACGAGATGGCAAGCAAGCACTGCATTGCAATTGATAATATTAACTTGGTAGAAAGTGGCATATGAAATAAACTCTTAATCGAAATTACTTGAACCTTGTAAGATAATCAAATTTTCATTTATGCATCAGCTTACTCCCGA comes from bacterium and encodes:
- a CDS encoding fimbria/pilus periplasmic chaperone, encoding MFRSIVFCLIFILPSQLAAQVFPEKAFYRFDPQKPPVVNVDVINSHPTRTMRVETTSIKVNAPGEKDEQSTSEGALLVSPKSFSLAPNSRRTVRLLLKAKPTTTEDVYRVAFEPKSFSEEVAAIVNSNEAKKTTPQLAVLIGGGILVFAPPQNAKKELSWEKTSEGLLLTNTGDVNLLLSATESCQLGGTKCEGTDQGKRLYAGKSMTLKGGPVFHLEWEPVETPMQKFTIETSRGKKEFSE
- a CDS encoding TcfC E-set like domain-containing protein is translated as MSRVIFFIALLQISLVAHFVKAEENPIDPAQSLKEYTAFDIFLGDAFKGIAMAYYSDTAVKLERPHEVLELLGFSGKEAANQVLKLLTDPIESKKSVPHIGSISVDSKTFRIVLRLEDEFLDTEKLAAKGLIKPTSDEVSLRTDFQAVYAKSAEEDQSLFSNLTDYGFNSGWLRANAAKSNVDNRDDIREISANYILGRWILSGGLIDTAGAELIPSTFLTGISLRTEPLLYESSDALRGNSFQINVPTRATVEFFKEGQLIDRQVLESGKREVDTTRFPQGGYYVDVVVRELAGGERRERKFFSKSGFLTTRGGPQLRFDIGKLREEADLLDIPYYRSSLEWRLFSPLQLNLATYGTDDKQTGVVGVRATYGDFLLTTAGSWSSNDKFSYTIGGGGALYGISFSADHEKSELVPIDELERREQVGEGFNQSLTPIDNLFNPVTAREGERTNVYISKWIDDLELRFNAINIKRDDEPAFETYGPTIRYRILEDAKNSLYAEASYQVTKESDLVLAFISWQRRFLPWSIDSTAGLRTVQSNNEAGSVKDDFGPMLREAVQYDARNSKTAQGLRARLDALMRDQESGSLGTFTTSQVEYGSNYGGLLAALNHQQDSNQSQDSEAIGANLSMALSSQGKLTTGPAGLGDALISVEIVNPDSAAATDIIIDGQTVKTIHGAGKVLIGVSAFQKYSVRIKPAVNSPVMSYDNKTYQVLLYPGHVQRLTFDVAKVFVAIGKIVDSNDQPLASKRIKGLREFPLTEIDGSFQVEVNGHEEISVEINAGESCHLKLPEVGEVEYFYDYGTLKCL
- a CDS encoding bifunctional methionine sulfoxide reductase B/A protein, producing MKNKILFSLALFISINVMAQEYKKPNDSELQKLLSKEQYSVTQQCNTEPPFRNAYWDNKAPGIYVDVTTGEPLFSSTDKYDSGTGWPSFMRPIVGTDLVEKADRQYGMRRIEVKSKSGDSHLGHVFDDGPEKNQGGTGLRYCINSASLRFIPANELEAEGYGKFLYLFQPAANSEAKTAKHQPQTEIATLAGGCFWGMEDLIRKLPGVVATEVGYTGGNTDQPIYDYVHSGTTGHAEAVRIEFDPQQTTYEEILRFFFRIHDPTTLNRQGNDRGTQYRSAIFFHSKEQELVAKKILDEVELSGKWKKPVVTEVVTAGKWYRAEDDHQDYLVKHPGGYTCHFIRD
- a CDS encoding ABC transporter substrate-binding protein, with the translated sequence MPLSTKLILSIAMQCLLAISCFAEVRVGVILGITGSSARYGEWALRGINLATDEINRAGGINGKPLKLVVEDCQGLANTAVTAFYKLQTTNRINFVITNQSSVALAIAPLANKNKIVQMDVSAFSPLYSTPDDFTFRTGVLANQLSSEISRLIFDQFKLAKIAVLYIENEKGEAGRKSFRNSYRGEIAFEESFKQNETDFRLILSRLKATKLKALFLSAHNKEAGVLVRQAKELGLNLKIFSDVYSIEGQDFLDGAQGAGEGVIYSYPKLSTEQAGLKLADQYLKLYREEPSFSVAQAYDGVIALAHAMKKCGNELTPVCVKQELYSIKFAGASGPIVFDSFGDVSAKEIELKIVRDNKFIKFQELPSRE
- a CDS encoding MBL fold metallo-hydrolase, whose translation is MSVAFGYKISQLVAEEFWLDGGAMFGSVPKTLWSKLITVDDQNRIQLCTRLLLLESSASSNPRRALIDVGCGDKWSDKERAIFKIHSKLKADLEEVVGNPTDIILTHLHFDHAGGITKRLEDGTTKRRFLHQRVFVSEKNFKHACAPGPRERASYLQENIEPLLQGPLEFCVDGKEVLPNVFVFQSNGHTPGLQWVRVGYGKGSIAFPADLIPTSRHLQIPYVMGYDLCAQSTMDEKAQFLNQAVEEEWVIVFEHDPDVAAAIIHRDEKGRFAIKERVDLPTIT